In the genome of Variovorax sp. PAMC26660, the window GGGTGCGGGTTCACCGGATGGCAGCAGGGGACAGCGCGCGGGCATACGGCGGTTGTGCGTGCAGTGCGTTGGCATGTGGTGTCTCCTCTTTTTTGTGCTGCGTATTGCCACTTGCCAAAGAGCCTCGTGTGAGAGGGCCTGATGTGTGACGGCACGCAGTGTAGGAGCGTGATTTCGCGCGGTCTCGTGTGATTTCCCGGACGAAACACAGCGTGCCCAGCGCAACAAAACACCTGGTGCCATACCGCGCAGATCGCACGGCATGGCCTTCGAGACAGGCGTCAGGCCCGGGTGCTTGCCCGCACGATCAACTCGACTGGCAGCGTGTTGAATCGGGGCATGGAAGGCCCCTGCATCACCAGCTCGACGCCGAAACGGCCAAGCTCTTGCCGGTCCACGCGCAGGGTCGTCAGCGGCGGGTTGGCTTGCGCGGCCGCCAGGGTGTCGTCGAAGCCGACGATGGCGATGTCTCCGGGAACGGACAGGCCCGCCTGCCGGCAGGCCGCGAGCGCCGCCAGCGCTGCGGCATCGTTGTAGGCGAACACGGCATCCGGTGGCCGGCGCAGCCGCAGCAACTGCTGCATGGCCGCCGAGGCGCCCAGGTCGTGCAATTGCCCGGGCGGTGCCACCACTTCCAGTTCCGGGTCGGCCAGGATGCCGGCTTCGAACAGCGCCCGACGATAGCCCTGCGCACGTTCCAGGATGCTCACGTGCGCCAGCGAGCCCGCGATGTAGGCGATGCGCCGACGCCCGATGTCCAGCAGGTGCTGCGTGGCCAGGTAGCCACCCAACGCGTTGTCGGGGTTCACCGAAGGAAGGTCCCGCAGCGAGCAGTCGATCAGCGCGATCGGCAGGTCGAGTCCGGCGACCATGTCGAGCACTTCGCTCTCGAAGTAGCCGGCCGCGAGCACCATGTCGGGCTCGTGCATGCGCAACTGCTCGCGGATCGGATCGGTCGGCCCGCAGGTCAGCAACGTGGGCACGATGCCGAACTTGCGGCACGCCTCCTCGACGCCGTGCAGCACGTCCGAGAAGAACGGATTGGTCGAAAAGTGGCTGTGCTGCCGGTGCACCATGAAGGCCAACTGCTTGGCCTTGGCCCCGCGCAACCGTCCCGAGTTGTAGCCGATCTCTCGCGCCACTTTCCGGATCATGCGACGTGTCTCGTCGGACAGGCCGCGCTGGTTCTTCAACGCACGCGAGACGGTGCTGATGGAGACGCCGGAGGCTTCGGCCACATCGCGGATGGTCACGGGCATGGTTCGTTCTTTGGTGTT includes:
- a CDS encoding LacI family DNA-binding transcriptional regulator, whose amino-acid sequence is MPVTIRDVAEASGVSISTVSRALKNQRGLSDETRRMIRKVAREIGYNSGRLRGAKAKQLAFMVHRQHSHFSTNPFFSDVLHGVEEACRKFGIVPTLLTCGPTDPIREQLRMHEPDMVLAAGYFESEVLDMVAGLDLPIALIDCSLRDLPSVNPDNALGGYLATQHLLDIGRRRIAYIAGSLAHVSILERAQGYRRALFEAGILADPELEVVAPPGQLHDLGASAAMQQLLRLRRPPDAVFAYNDAAALAALAACRQAGLSVPGDIAIVGFDDTLAAAQANPPLTTLRVDRQELGRFGVELVMQGPSMPRFNTLPVELIVRASTRA